The Aricia agestis chromosome 3, ilAriAges1.1, whole genome shotgun sequence genome includes the window GGAAAAATAGGAAAAGAAttagaaattgagttatttttaaatgaatgtaacattgacattttgtgtgtatcagaacattggttaaaaaattatgaattgtcatttaattattctgatcatcagctagcaagttcgttcagtcgAGAGAATGCTATTAGGGTAGGGATATTCCGATACTAATAAATACGAGTAGGTACTCGATACTTTTGATTCGATACCAAGTATTTATTGTATCGAATCAATTTTGCGATACATAATCGGTATCGAAACAAAAATACTTGGTATCGAATCGAATCAGCAAAACAAccgaatacaataaaaaaaaccgaGAACGCATCATACAGAACTAAGAGAGCAAAAACGAGGCAAAAACAGTCAGCTAATCAGGTTACCGAGTTACCGGTATTCGTCGCGTGGCGGCGTGAGTGACGCGTTGTCTCGCGCTGGGCTAGCCGAATTCGTCCGACTTCAGCCGAGCCCGCCCGAGCCGAAAGCGAGAGAAGAAAACACCCGCACCCGCTCGCAAATCATCTCGCCATACGTAGTATCTCTTCTTAGTCTGTGATCTCGCCATTCCGCGGTCCGCCATTGTGAAAGTGTTAAGTGATTGTTTacaagtaattttatattgtaatcATCAAATTCATCGGTTTATTCCAATGTTATCATGGCACCACCAAAATCTATAAtatggacacattttaccaaaaCAAACGAAACAATTGCAAAATGTAAACAGTGTTTTAAGTTTGTGAAGTATTGTGGGAATACGTCGAATTTATTCAAGCATTCTAAAACTCATGGAATTTCTGTGGACAAAGGCAAATtacagaaaaaagaaaataataagtcCAACGAAAGGTAGGATTCtaaacttttctttttttttgcgaTTGCTTTCCTAagatgttaaataaaaaatcctaCCTACTCCTAcctattttatttgtataaaaaatagttttgcaGCAGTGGTACTGTGATTGTCTtgtctatatattaataatatatgaataataataattgatgaccGGTGATGAGATATTTCCTTTGTATAAATACGTATACGATTTAAACAATTTAAGGttatgtgtttgtttttgttagtGTAATAGTGTTGTTAAATGGCGGTAGTGTTGGAGTTGGTACTTGGTATTATCGATACTTTGAAGATTATCGATCTATCAAgtgttaatttttgttattatgtttcAGTTCAAAAAATACAATAGTGTTGGCCAACTCAAGGCATTTAATGGAAGATGATCAACCCCAAGCATCAACATCGAAAATTTCAGAAGATCGTGATGATTGCTCTAGTGTAACCACATTAACAAGTATGGACTCGGAGACTGCAAGGGAGCTATGTCTGAGCAATTCAATAAAGAATGCGTTTGAACGAATTTCATctaataaaggtaaataaatagatatttaattaaatattagcaaaataatattaatacatataGTATtagtgttaaagaaaaaaatataaatatttaatttaatattacatGTATTAAAATTGAGTTTTATTTTTAGCTGGTGGTACGAAGTATAACAGAATTGTTCCagcattgatattttttatctgtCAAGATATGCGTCCATTTAATATAGTTGAAGGTGAAGGCTTTTTACGACTTGTAAAAGATCTGGAGCCTACTTTTAAAGTTCCTGGCGCAAAGTATTTAAAGAAAATGACTACCGAAAAGTACGAAGCTTGTATAACTATTTGTAAGTCCAAATTACCCAACATAGACAATTTCTGTTTAACGCTGGACATATGGACAGAGACAATGAATGAAGTAGGATTCATGGGCGTCaccatacattttgtagaaaATGGTCAAATGTGTATGTATTATCTTGCAACTCGTGCATTAAAAGAGCGACATACAGCTGAATACATATCGGAAAACCTGCTggatattttgaaaaaatggAATATTCCACTTACCAACATTCGTGCTGCTGTATATGCAGATAATGCCAGTTCAATGTTGGCTGCCATACGAATGTCTTTAGgcgaaaaaaaacatttaccgTGTTTTGCCCATACTATTAACCTTGTAGTTAAAGAGGCACTAAAGTTGCCCAGTGTTAAATCAGCTGTTATAAAAGTACGAGAAATTGTTAATTGGATAAAAAATAGTGTTGTGCAGTCGGATAAGCTACGAAAAATCCAAATGCGTAATAATGTTTCGGCAGGATCAGTTTTAAAACTTATTGCAGATGTAAGAACTAGGTGGAACTCAACTTTTTTTATGTTAGAGCGATTTCTAAAGTTAAGAAAGTAATATCAGAAATTGTAATTGAGAGTGTAGTGGCTCCAAATTTGCCAAGTGCAGTGGAAATGGAAACCTTGAATGAGCTTACAACTGTATTAAAGCCTTTTGAATATGTAACAAGAGAATCATCGGGCCAAAAGTATGTAACAATCTCCAAAATTATACCAATGCTTAATTGCTTAACTACAGAACTGAATAGTATCACTCCAAACTCCGCTATCGTTAAAGAATGTAAGGATGTTTTATTGAGAGAGCTGAAAAGGAGGTATGGGATGATTGAATTAAACGATCATGCAGCCATTGCAACAATTCTAGACCCAAGGTTTAAAAATCTGCATTTCCAAGACCCCTCTGCATGCGGAAGAGCTATTCAAAAACTTAGAACCATGGTTGTCGGACAACTAAGTAGCCCAAGTGAGTCAGAAGATGATGTCTCATCTACTGCACCACCTGAATACGATTTTTGGAAACATCATAAAGAGTTAGCACATGGGcacaagaagaaaaaaaaaatcccatcAGGGAGATGAAGTTTCTCTTTATTTATCAAATCCAGTAGTTTCTCTTAAAAGCAACCCATTTGCAGAATGGGATGACATGAAGTTGGTGTTTCCTTGTCTGTACAAGTATGCACAGCAATATTTAATTGTTGTTGCAACATCAGTTCCTAGCGAGTGCCTTTTTTCCAAAGCCGGTGCAACAATGACACAAACAAGAAACAGATTGTCTTCTAAATACCTTGAACAATTACTGTTTTTGGGCAATCTTAATGCTGAagagttttttgtttaaattataataagcctaataaacatttataataaataaatagtttttttcgtctcaattttgtttaaattattatcctTCAACGTTCATTGATACCAccctcaaaataataaaataaaagttccaAAAAGTATCGATATCAGTAAGTATCGATACTTGAGGAGTACTTATTTGTGTAGTAACGAAAAAAGATTTGAGTATTATCGAAATGAGTAAGTGGAGATACTTAGGTGGTATCGGAAAATCCCTAAATGGCTCCTTAATattgattaagaaaaaacttaaatttaaagaacGTAAGGATATTGTTAGACTGTCAACTGAACGAATTGCTGAGTTAGCCTGTATCGAGCTGagccaccttattattgtaagcgtatacagACCTCCATCCGGCTTATATGATTCTTTTGAACAAATAATGGAGCAAGTGTTAACAAAAgtgtgtgcatctaacaaaaagattatagtatgtggtgatttcaatattaatttactagacttaaactccaccactgttagattcacatcattgttcaaatcgtataaccttattaatttattcaacgaGCCGACAAGAATTTGTGATACAACTGCGACttgcatagataatattttcaccaacataactccctataggaaggaaataattaatgtattaagctctgatcactgtggacagctagcttcatttaatataaattgtgatactaatttaaaagaaaaaattgaatatatacctataaatacaaaacgtattgagaaatttagaagtaaattatcaTCAAGTTTTGAGAAGTTGAATGTATCAAATGATCCAGATTTTTCAATTCATCAATTCATCAATCAACAATTTATTCAATAGAGTAAATCAGCAATATAACgctgtatttacttctaaaacggtcagtttgaataataaaagaaataatttcaaaaaatgggcaactgcaggtattattgtaagtagacaaaaattatatgatttgtaTAACGAGAAAACCATAAACCGGAGTGAAGCTTTTAAATTGTACGTCAAGAAAtactcaaaaacttttaaaaaggcctgtcaagcagcgaaggcacttcaaattaaagagaaaattagagactctaaaaataaagtgaaaaccacctggaaaaTAATTGCGGATGAGACTGGAACAGTCGCCTGTCGTaactctaaatttgaacttttaattaataataaaaaaatcaattctgatcttgaggttgcgacagtctttgagaagttttttgcagacattccaatctcaactacaaagaacttaaattcatcacctacagttgcagaaaaaatacttagagaacatgtcaaggaatgtgatgtcaattttatttttagagatattgactccagagatattatcaagactttcaaatcaatcaatattaaaagtaccactgatctctggggtatgtccacaaaaattataaaatcagtaattgacatcattgccccttacctagctttagtttttaataattgtatcgaaagtggtgtgttcccagacttaatgaagcacagcaaggtgatgcctctatttaaagctgggaagaaatcagacccagccaactatagaccaatatccatattgccgactttaagtaaaatctttgagaaaataattctaaatcaattacttgctcattttaactcaaataattaattacataataatcaatttggttttactaaaggtcggtctacaacagatgcaggcattagtcttctgtgtagtatttttgaagcttgggaggagtcgcaggaagcacttggtattttctgcgatctctctaaagcatttgactgtgtggagtatgatactctaataagaaaactacaccattatggtgtaaggggcacgacacttaaacttctaaaatcttaccttacaaatagaacgcagagggtggaagttaactccataaggtctaatggaaccaaaataaaactaggtgtgccacaagggtccattttagggccttttctttttctcatctatataaatgatttaccttatcttgttaaagataagcatgagatagtactttttgctgatgacacttcactaatttttaatgtgaagaggcgacaatttaattatgacgaggtaaatagtgctctctcaaaaatagtacattggtttaatgctaataatttacttttgaactctaataaaacaaaatgtttaaaatttatcttgccaaatgttaggcaagtacaaagcaatgtactattaaatgatgagaaaatgaatttagtagacaccaccgtattcctaggcataacgctggattgtaagttacaatggggtccacatattgcgaaactggcagataagcttagttctgcagcatatgctgttaaaaaaattcgtgaaatcactgatgtagagaccgcgcgattagtttactttagctactttcatagcataatgtcttacggcatcctcttgtggggaaacgcggcggacattaatacaatatttgtgctgcagaagcgagctattcgttctatttataagatgtcgtctttggaatctctaagagaaaaatttaaagaaataagaattctgaccgtcacatctcaatacattttggaaaatctcttatatgttagaaagaacataaatattttcaaaaagaaaagtgataatcataatgtaaatactagaaataagaacaagttagcaataccaatgttcagactagccaaaataagcaaatcctttaaaggccaatgtatacgcctatacaataaaatcccagaaaatgttcaaaatctacctttaaacaaatttaaaaaagcagttaaagaacgtttgtgtgctaaagcgtattataaagtcaatgatttcttcgaggacagcacaccttgggaatagggtggctccatgcaggttacttttcttttaattttgttacatagctgtaagccataacattgtaattttccattttttttgcaaaagatggccccgtgcgagtttcttacgccggttcttctcggcggggtagttcccgaaccggtggtaggcaacgtagtttcttcgttcgactttcaaaaagtgtatcatgatacccattttgaataaaaagatattttattttttatttttattactcttCGCCATCTTCCTAATTTATCTATCCTCTCTTTCACACACATACAACACACATGCTTACTTTCTCTTTCATGTGCTGCTGCAGaatccttcatgggcgagtcaacttgcacttggccggctttttttttaaatatgaatcgagattttattgatatatcGGTGATTTTTGAAACCGGATAATATCAATACTCATCAATTGATTGATCGCCTCGCgaacccgtttttaccctttgggcacggaaccataaaaatgaagATACCGATGGCGAAAACCCCGTAGCCAATCTATCCAACAAGCCAATTGGTTATCTGCCCAGGACTTCGGCATTCTGATTCCATTTGGCTATTTCGAACGCCACTTGTCTACAATCCTTAACAGACAGACCAAAAAAGGCTTgcgtattttatgtaatattgttTCAATATTAACTCTTGGTCTCTGGTAAATACTTGGTTCACCGCGTAGTTATGTGTCAACCTTATGAGCTGGTTTTGCgcatttttttctttactttgATACCTTTGATGTGTTGTAAAAGGAATCTTATGGTCAACAGCTGCTTGTCTTATACTTATTCCATTATTTATGGCCTGTGATGCTTCATGTGTAAAAATAGGATTTGACGCTGCGTAAACCCGAGGCGTGCAGCTTTGCACGAGCATCGGCTTTTAACAGGGAGACAGTTAATCATTTTTATGACAATTTGGAGGACGTGATCAAGCGCCATCCTACATTTGCGGATGGGACAAGGATTTATAACTTGGATGAAACCAGTACCACCACTGTGCAAAAGACCCAACGGGTTATAACTCCAAAAGGTAGACGAAATCTCTGCAAGGTGACTAGTGGTGAGAAGAGGACACTTGTAACTACCTGCTCCATCATAAGAGCTGGGGGTGAGGCAGTTCCACCAGTCCTTAtcttcccaaaaaaaaaaacgaactcTTGCATGGCTGTCGGTACCCCACCTAGATCACTGATTCTGGCAAACCCATCTGGATGGATGAACAGTGGGCTCTTTTTGGATGTAATGAAGCATTTCATACGATGGACGGGAACTCTGAAAAAATACCCATCAATTTTTAATAATGGATAACCATGAGTCTCACCTTTCCATACAAGCCCTCGATCTCGCGAAAGAGTCTGGGGTTGCTTACATTCCACCTACTTACATCAGCGCGATTTCAACCACTGGATGTTCAAAACGTTTAATATTCCGCCATGAGTTCCTGAATGTTACGCAATCTCGGATGGCCCTGTCACTATTTATGATGTGGTAGCATTAATTGGCGAGACTTTCGCAAAGTCTATAACACCATCTAATATAACACAAGCATTTAGAAAAACAGGAATTTTTCCTTTCGATTGACATGTTTTTATGACGAAGACTTCGCACCcagcagtgttactgatagacCTGAAAATGCTCAACCTGTAAATGATTTCAGTGAAGAACATGCAATCACTGACCAACCACTGATTTTAGAGCTAGAAAAGAACTCACTGCATTTACAAATAACTGACTCTTCAAGACCCTCCACTAGCACTACTGGAGAAGCATCTACTAGAGGTACAATGAATCCATCTGTGCTGGAAAATTTGGACGAATATTCAGCAAtttcttgacgcgtctttttcggctctcctattcctctggcatcgtcccggcttcttGGAAGACAGcgttggtgcacccgatccctaaaaaaggtgatcgctcaattccttccaactacagaccaatcgctataacctcccTCTTCTCGAAggtaatggaatccattatcattcattcttcgatacttggacggccagggattactaagcgacaaacagtacgggttccgtaagctcggctggtgatctcttggcgtacctaactcatcgttgggctcaggcaattgagtcgaagggagaggcattggctgttagtttggacattgcgaaggcctttgatcgggtttgacataaagcactgctatcaaagctaccatcatacgggctgcccgagaaattatgcaagtgggtcacaagtttcttagcagataGAAGCATAAATATCGTAGTTG containing:
- the LOC121725355 gene encoding E3 SUMO-protein ligase ZBED1-like yields the protein MDSETARELCLSNSIKNAFERISSNKAGGTKYNRIVPALIFFICQDMRPFNIVEGEGFLRLVKDLEPTFKVPGAKYLKKMTTEKYEACITICKSKLPNIDNFCLTLDIWTETMNEVGFMGVTIHFVENGQMCMYYLATRALKERHTAEYISENLLDILKKWNIPLTNIRAAVYADNASSMLAAIRMSLGEKKHLPCFAHTINLVVKEALKLPSVKSAVIKVREIVNWIKNSVVQSDKLRKIQMRNNVSAGSVLKLIADVRTRWNSTFFMLERFLKLRK